The region GCTGCATTGCTCTCAATACGGGGTGATGCAGCTTTTTTTGGTCAGAGGCGCCTCCCAGGTGCCCGGCACCACCCGAATTCTGTTGAACCCATCCGGATAATTTGTTTTCTTTATGGTTCACATTTACCCTCGAAATCGAGTATAATTTAGGTAGACTTCACAAAGGGGAACGTTTATTATGAGCTATCAGGCTTTATATCGTGTCTGGCGTCCAAGGAATTTCCAGGATGTGGTTGGACAATCACATATAACTCGAACACTGCAAAATGCGATTGTTCAGGAGAAGTTTTCGCATGCATACATTTTCTCCGGCCCGCGTGGAACCGGTAAAACGAGTGCGGCCAAAATTTTTGCCAAGACGATTAACTGTGAAAAAGCCCCAGTGAAAGAGCCGTGTAATGAATGTGATGCATGCAGAGGCATTCAGGATGGCTCCATTTCCGATGTGATTGAAATGGATGCGGCATCCCATACGAGTGTTGAAGATATTCGTGACATCCGTGATAAAGTAAAATATGCCTCAAGTGCTGTACCATATAAAGTATACATTATCGATGAGGTGCACATGATTTCGGTGAATGCATTCAACGCGCTTTTAAAAACATTGGAAGAACCTCCGAAACATGTTGTATTTATTCTGGCCACGACCGAACCGCATAAAATACCATTGACAATCCTATCCAGATGTCAGCGCTTCGACTTTAAACCAATCTCCAGTCAATCGATTGTGGAACGGATGAAGACGATTATTGAAAAAGAAGAAATTAATGTCTCGTCTGAGGCATTGGACACGATTGCCCTGGCTGCAGAGGGCGGGATGCGTGATGCACTGAGTATTTTGGATCAGGCTGTATCTTACAGTGATGAAAGCGTCGAGCTTGATGATGTGCTTGCTGTAACAGGCGGAGTCTCCCAGAAAATCCTGACAGAGATTGTCGGATCGATGTATGAAAAGGACGTACAACGGGCCCTCTCACTGCTTGATGAAATGATTCAAAACGGGAAAGATCCGGCCCGGTTTGTGTATGACCTTATATATTTCTCCCGTGATTTGTTATTATATAAAAGTGCCCCGTCACTTGAAGGCATTTTGGAACGGGCAATTATCGATGAAAACTTTCAAAAACTTGCCAATACGGTATCAGTGGACTGGATTCAAGATGCAATCATGCACCTGAACCAA is a window of Virgibacillus ihumii DNA encoding:
- the dnaX gene encoding DNA polymerase III subunit gamma/tau; this encodes MSYQALYRVWRPRNFQDVVGQSHITRTLQNAIVQEKFSHAYIFSGPRGTGKTSAAKIFAKTINCEKAPVKEPCNECDACRGIQDGSISDVIEMDAASHTSVEDIRDIRDKVKYASSAVPYKVYIIDEVHMISVNAFNALLKTLEEPPKHVVFILATTEPHKIPLTILSRCQRFDFKPISSQSIVERMKTIIEKEEINVSSEALDTIALAAEGGMRDALSILDQAVSYSDESVELDDVLAVTGGVSQKILTEIVGSMYEKDVQRALSLLDEMIQNGKDPARFVYDLIYFSRDLLLYKSAPSLEGILERAIIDENFQKLANTVSVDWIQDAIMHLNQCQQEIKWTNSPKVFIEIALLTITNKQPAANEADSAAESEAVTGLLTRLEHLEKELAALKDAPASATRQPPANEPRRTQARGTRNSFKIPYEKIRNVLQEAEKPALKEVQSQWAAFLNKLKSASAPAHATIQDSKPAAASQQALVVQFKYEIHCSLFLEHRETVESILTSVTGKNLTLIPIPANNWQELRNEYISRQEQSASQQDDQQEDSLISEARKLVGDDLLEIHE